A window of the Pyrodictium abyssi genome harbors these coding sequences:
- a CDS encoding iron ABC transporter permease — translation MAANIPSSLRRIASRIAPRARTDLEIVLLLYIPLLAMLFGFVAPLFIVVVEASKMDFGELTSSYYIDLSPEAFSNFITVRELPNIIRISVNGFDLGVIGNSVVNALLVTFIAALIGSTTAILIGLYRFPGRRLLAILAYIPLLIAPFVNAYVMQRYFGKSFTFNTFSYILSEITRPLIDKNIMIEFSGQAGVALAQILMFYPIVYINTLAALGAIDATLVEQAINLGARGWRLIRSIILPLVMPGVLAGSSLVFILSLEDVGAPIIFRFHKVMAYQIYQYFQSVGSEASRPAVAALSFLMLVFAALPLIVVRRYLSLRYYARLARGAPRPFRGLRLGRRGLAAVYLVVLPVIATAAAPQIGVVILAFSKKWIGPLPELLPPGSMFTNFATLAEMEGVMRSIYNSLSYVAQALVFIALLGFMAGYATARARLPGASILDILSSLPLAVPGLVVAFSYYVFFTTYFQGSMLDPVLFPAHVLVLAYVMRKIPFTVRSVFTAVIQTPEELEEAARSLGARRARVIRRIVLPLVWRGIVAGLLLSAIYVLSEVSVSITLGGLKGSMVSPDHVGPITFAILQLTTQATVVAGGTQPHAKAAALAVILMAIEAVVITIASRLARRGQALVTV, via the coding sequence TTGGCAGCTAACATCCCATCATCGCTCAGGCGTATCGCGTCGAGGATAGCCCCCAGAGCTAGGACTGATCTCGAGATAGTTCTTCTCCTCTATATCCCGCTCCTAGCCATGCTTTTTGGATTCGTTGCTCCACTCTTCATAGTAGTTGTTGAAGCCTCTAAGATGGACTTTGGGGAGCTCACATCAAGCTACTACATAGACTTAAGCCCGGAAGCTTTTAGCAACTTCATAACAGTAAGAGAACTACCAAACATAATACGTATCTCAGTTAATGGTTTCGATCTAGGCGTTATAGGAAATAGTGTCGTAAACGCCCTGCTCGTTACATTCATTGCTGCATTGATAGGCTCTACTACAGCTATACTTATAGGCCTCTACAGATTCCCCGGAAGGAGGCTATTAGCTATACTAGCCTATATACCCTTGCTGATAGCACCCTTTGTTAATGCTTATGTGATGCAACGCTACTTCGGTAAGAGCTTTACATTCAATACCTTCTCCTACATACTTAGCGAGATAACTAGACCCCTTATCGACAAGAACATAATGATAGAATTTAGCGGCCAAGCCGGAGTAGCCCTTGCACAGATACTAATGTTCTACCCCATAGTCTACATAAACACTCTTGCCGCACTCGGTGCAATTGACGCAACACTTGTGGAACAAGCTATCAATCTCGGTGCACGCGGCTGGCGGCTGATAAGGAGCATAATTCTCCCACTGGTCATGCCCGGTGTTCTAGCAGGCTCGTCACTCGTGTTCATCCTGAGCCTTGAGGATGTTGGCGCGCCTATAATCTTTCGTTTCCACAAGGTTATGGCGTATCAGATATACCAGTACTTCCAGAGCGTGGGCAGCGAGGCTTCCCGCCCCGCAGTAGCTGCTCTAAGCTTCCTAATGCTAGTCTTCGCCGCACTACCTCTCATCGTTGTTAGGAGGTACCTGAGCCTAAGATACTACGCCCGGCTAGCACGGGGTGCACCGAGACCGTTCCGTGGGCTTCGGCTAGGCCGCCGCGGGCTTGCTGCTGTGTACCTGGTTGTACTACCCGTGATAGCCACTGCAGCCGCACCCCAGATAGGCGTCGTAATCCTAGCGTTTAGCAAGAAGTGGATCGGCCCGCTACCAGAACTCCTACCGCCCGGCAGCATGTTCACAAACTTTGCCACGCTGGCTGAGATGGAGGGCGTAATGAGGAGCATATACAACAGTCTATCATACGTGGCGCAAGCGCTCGTATTCATAGCGCTGCTTGGCTTCATGGCCGGCTATGCTACGGCTCGCGCACGACTGCCAGGCGCATCCATCCTCGACATACTGTCGTCGCTGCCACTTGCTGTGCCAGGTCTCGTAGTCGCGTTTAGCTACTACGTGTTCTTCACAACCTACTTCCAGGGCTCAATGCTCGACCCGGTGCTCTTCCCAGCACATGTACTAGTGCTAGCCTATGTTATGAGGAAGATACCGTTCACAGTGCGCTCGGTGTTCACAGCTGTCATACAGACGCCGGAGGAGCTGGAGGAGGCTGCACGGAGCCTGGGGGCGCGTCGTGCCCGGGTGATTCGGAGGATAGTGCTGCCTCTTGTGTGGAGAGGCATAGTGGCCGGTCTATTGCTGAGCGCTATCTACGTGCTTAGCGAGGTTAGTGTGAGCATAACCCTTGGCGGGCTGAAGGGTAGCATGGTGTCACCAGACCATGTGGGCCCGATAACGTTTGCTATACTCCAGCTCACGACCCAAGCCACCGTGGTAGCCGGTGGTACTCAGCCTCATGCAAAGGCTGCAGCTCTGGCAGTGATACTGATGGCGATAGAGGCTGTAGTGATAACTATTGCATCAAGGCTTGCACGCCGTGGCCAGGCACTCGTAACCGTCTAG
- a CDS encoding ATP-dependent DNA helicase, with amino-acid sequence MEPGSSREFPYNEPRKGQLEAAKSIAETVRSGGVFILHAPTGFGKTSSIIHGLLQAGVDRVLYVVRTKNEIQPVLRELKRFNLEGYSFLYSARRMCPLLAGENLSHEDFWDTCRLLRLRGECAYFTKLEELQASDVAEVLEHSGSMPQKAVKLLAAQGYCPFFALKLAATEASFIVATYPYLFRPDIFQGTFEPLDYEDFVVVVDEAHSLLNITSLLEARITLEDLKNAAREIEEYELPEDMARALELLGSEIARNKPGGRKLRRISREKLLKILGDHESWIDAAQEVRIAKMKERLEEGQPVKLSVALARVARFAELLALEGTGVYTYSSNGRVGATVLPLEPCIVTRKPLNESKAVVLASGTLPASSMLRDMLCIEKPMRVYDVELLHGPVFPPQNQYTVVAAELTSRYTSRSRETYYLYARYIIETYRNTARAVLVVYPSYEFMQKVLQQINSVARHEKVDMIVEDKSTNIEDVVEEIRNGKTHVLINAVAGGKLTEGIEIVGDDNKSLVGTVFIAGVPYPQPDDYFQDQFNALQQRLGETGARRLLFDYTAIVRTRQAIGRARRSAEDRAIVVLGDSRFMRRTLREYLRMRIDKVVFNIEEYSSVIRSTAEAFNV; translated from the coding sequence ATGGAGCCGGGCAGCAGTAGAGAATTCCCCTACAATGAGCCGAGGAAGGGCCAGCTAGAAGCGGCAAAGAGTATAGCCGAGACAGTACGCAGCGGAGGAGTATTCATACTCCACGCGCCAACAGGCTTCGGCAAGACTTCCAGCATAATACATGGCCTACTGCAAGCCGGCGTTGATAGGGTACTGTACGTTGTAAGGACTAAGAACGAGATACAGCCGGTGCTAAGAGAACTAAAACGGTTCAACTTAGAGGGGTATAGCTTCCTCTACAGTGCTAGGCGTATGTGTCCGCTACTAGCCGGAGAAAATCTAAGCCATGAAGACTTCTGGGACACGTGTAGACTCCTACGCCTCCGAGGCGAATGCGCATACTTCACGAAGCTCGAGGAGCTACAGGCTAGCGACGTCGCCGAGGTGCTGGAGCACTCTGGCTCTATGCCTCAGAAGGCCGTTAAACTGCTGGCGGCACAAGGGTACTGCCCCTTCTTCGCGCTAAAGCTGGCTGCTACAGAGGCATCCTTCATAGTCGCCACATACCCCTACCTGTTCCGGCCAGACATATTCCAGGGAACGTTCGAGCCACTAGACTACGAAGACTTCGTAGTAGTGGTAGACGAGGCGCACTCACTCCTAAACATAACCAGCCTGCTAGAAGCGAGGATAACGCTAGAGGATCTGAAGAACGCCGCTAGGGAGATAGAGGAGTACGAGCTCCCAGAAGACATGGCGCGAGCGCTCGAGCTGCTCGGCTCGGAGATAGCCCGGAATAAGCCAGGAGGCCGGAAGCTACGCCGTATAAGCCGTGAAAAGCTGCTCAAAATACTCGGGGATCACGAAAGCTGGATAGACGCTGCGCAGGAGGTACGCATAGCTAAGATGAAAGAGAGGCTGGAAGAGGGCCAGCCAGTAAAACTAAGTGTAGCCCTCGCCCGGGTAGCTAGGTTCGCTGAGCTACTCGCACTAGAGGGGACCGGGGTCTACACCTACAGTAGCAACGGCCGCGTCGGAGCCACAGTCTTGCCCCTAGAGCCGTGCATCGTTACACGTAAGCCCCTCAACGAGTCTAAGGCGGTGGTACTCGCTAGTGGTACGCTGCCAGCATCCTCTATGCTAAGGGACATGCTCTGCATAGAGAAGCCTATGCGTGTATACGACGTTGAACTGCTCCACGGCCCGGTATTCCCGCCACAAAACCAGTACACAGTAGTAGCCGCCGAGCTCACGTCAAGATACACTAGTAGAAGTCGCGAGACATACTATCTCTACGCACGCTACATTATAGAGACCTACCGGAATACAGCCAGAGCAGTCCTGGTAGTATACCCTAGCTACGAGTTTATGCAGAAAGTACTCCAACAGATAAACAGCGTTGCCAGGCACGAGAAGGTAGACATGATAGTAGAGGATAAGTCCACCAATATAGAGGACGTGGTGGAGGAGATAAGGAACGGCAAGACGCATGTGTTGATAAACGCTGTTGCCGGCGGAAAGTTGACCGAAGGGATAGAGATAGTAGGGGACGATAACAAGAGCCTCGTAGGGACCGTGTTTATAGCTGGTGTGCCATACCCACAGCCCGACGACTACTTCCAGGATCAGTTCAACGCGCTGCAACAGAGACTAGGAGAGACCGGCGCGCGCCGGCTTCTGTTCGACTACACCGCCATAGTGAGAACAAGGCAAGCAATCGGCAGAGCTAGGCGCAGCGCAGAGGACCGTGCTATAGTTGTTCTCGGTGACAGTCGGTTCATGCGGAGGACTCTGCGCGAATACCTGAGAATGAGGATAGATAAGGTAGTATTTAATATAGAAGAGTATAGTAGTGTTATACGAAGCACCGCAGAAGCCTTTAACGTTTAA
- a CDS encoding DUF5622 domain-containing protein has translation MGGKHGKYAYVLRNDGWYVKVRVLKSREDDASKYIVVGPKRREPPVSFPVLKEDEVPEETRRQLYQV, from the coding sequence ATGGGCGGGAAGCACGGTAAATACGCCTACGTACTCCGCAACGACGGGTGGTATGTCAAGGTACGTGTTCTCAAGAGCCGGGAAGACGACGCGTCCAAATACATAGTGGTAGGGCCTAAGAGGAGAGAGCCGCCGGTATCGTTCCCTGTGCTCAAGGAGGACGAGGTTCCAGAGGAGACTAGGCGCCAGCTCTACCAGGTCTAG
- a CDS encoding ABC transporter substrate-binding protein, with amino-acid sequence MNTRLVAAAIIVIAVLAAVALLAGRGAPSQPPATTTTTTQSPTATQTAQEQPSATPTETTTTTTPSGETTTTAKEATTTTTQQASKCKEEIELVVLTRHPADIQEKAKDLFLKSDIAKRFCITNVRFLPVPAGFWPTYIEKQSIDVAWGGGPTLFDDLYVKGLLRPLETKLALDAASQVPDRFAGMPLKRTDKDGRIYWVAAAIASFGFTVNTEVAQQLGFDVNKLNSWRSLASDDLGLILVQYGVPALAIANPLQSTSNTRIYEIILQAYGWEEGWRVLTLMAANARIEEGSAIVRDDVINGDVMVGITIDFYGYTAESLNPACRYILPQGETIVNGDPIAVTKSTKHPEAAEAFIAWVLTEGQKIWLDPNINRLPANPKVFETPEGQKRSDLKNAFYRAMKAKVIEFNDTLALETEFAMQLYFVATLVDQHDLLQRAWTELLKAYYIDHRIDEATFKALKQKLTDLVKYKDPVTGEERVFTLDDALRVNKILKEHINLKEAYMNAWREAAKQKYEEVLSALGS; translated from the coding sequence GTGAACACGCGCCTCGTCGCTGCAGCCATTATAGTCATAGCTGTGCTTGCAGCCGTAGCTCTTCTAGCCGGACGTGGGGCCCCATCACAGCCTCCGGCTACCACGACTACCACAACGCAGTCACCGACGGCGACTCAGACAGCACAGGAACAGCCTTCGGCCACACCTACCGAGACAACAACTACTACCACGCCTAGCGGGGAAACCACTACAACTGCCAAGGAGGCTACTACGACAACTACCCAGCAAGCAAGCAAGTGCAAGGAGGAGATAGAGCTTGTAGTCCTCACAAGACACCCTGCAGATATCCAGGAGAAGGCAAAGGACTTGTTCCTAAAGTCTGACATAGCTAAGCGCTTCTGTATAACCAACGTGAGGTTCCTACCGGTGCCCGCAGGCTTCTGGCCAACCTACATCGAGAAGCAGAGCATAGACGTAGCATGGGGTGGCGGTCCAACGCTATTTGACGACCTCTACGTCAAAGGCCTACTCCGCCCACTAGAGACGAAACTAGCCCTTGACGCGGCCAGCCAGGTACCGGACCGCTTCGCGGGCATGCCGCTAAAGCGCACAGACAAGGACGGCAGGATATACTGGGTCGCAGCAGCCATTGCTAGCTTCGGCTTCACTGTTAACACCGAGGTGGCACAACAGCTCGGCTTCGACGTAAACAAGCTCAACTCCTGGCGGAGCCTTGCTAGCGACGATCTCGGCCTTATACTCGTGCAGTACGGTGTACCAGCCCTCGCTATAGCCAATCCACTACAAAGCACCAGCAACACGAGGATCTACGAGATAATTCTACAGGCCTACGGCTGGGAGGAGGGCTGGCGTGTCCTAACACTGATGGCCGCCAACGCGCGCATAGAAGAGGGTAGCGCCATCGTACGCGACGACGTCATAAACGGCGACGTAATGGTCGGCATAACCATAGACTTCTATGGCTACACCGCAGAGAGCCTCAACCCAGCATGCAGGTATATACTGCCCCAGGGCGAGACTATAGTAAACGGCGACCCCATAGCCGTCACCAAGTCCACAAAGCACCCAGAGGCTGCCGAAGCCTTCATAGCATGGGTGCTGACCGAGGGCCAGAAGATATGGCTAGACCCCAACATAAACAGGCTACCAGCCAACCCGAAGGTATTCGAGACCCCCGAGGGCCAGAAGCGCTCCGACCTCAAGAACGCGTTCTACCGCGCCATGAAGGCCAAGGTGATAGAGTTCAACGATACACTAGCCCTTGAGACCGAGTTCGCGATGCAGCTATACTTTGTAGCGACCCTCGTGGACCAGCACGACCTGCTCCAGAGAGCTTGGACAGAGCTACTGAAAGCATACTACATAGACCACCGTATAGACGAGGCCACGTTCAAAGCTCTAAAGCAGAAGCTCACTGACTTAGTCAAGTACAAGGACCCGGTAACCGGCGAAGAGAGAGTATTTACTCTCGACGACGCGCTACGTGTCAACAAGATTCTAAAGGAGCACATTAACCTTAAAGAGGCATACATGAATGCCTGGCGTGAGGCTGCCAAGCAGAAGTACGAGGAGGTACTTAGTGCCCTTGGCAGCTAA
- a CDS encoding isochorismatase family cysteine hydrolase — MSAAGKTKVEVPEIPVKEAVELPAEKTALIIVDMQNDFVKPQGRLYVPAAEKTVPAIRRLLERARNHGVMTVFTKDTHYPGDPEHRIWGEHVVRGTWGWEIIDELKPVKGEIVIEKTRYDGFYGTPLDDLLRVYGIEHLVIVGTVANICVLHTAGSAALRWYKIYVPMDGISALNEFDYYVALRQISYLYLSTIVRSADGVRFVGKGPWERG, encoded by the coding sequence ATGAGTGCAGCCGGGAAGACAAAGGTAGAGGTACCAGAGATACCGGTCAAGGAGGCGGTAGAGCTCCCAGCGGAGAAGACAGCACTAATCATAGTAGATATGCAGAACGACTTCGTAAAGCCCCAGGGCCGGCTCTACGTTCCAGCAGCGGAGAAGACCGTTCCGGCGATACGCCGGCTACTAGAACGCGCCCGCAACCATGGAGTGATGACAGTGTTTACGAAAGACACACACTACCCTGGCGACCCCGAGCACAGGATCTGGGGTGAGCACGTAGTACGCGGAACCTGGGGATGGGAGATAATCGACGAACTGAAGCCAGTCAAAGGGGAGATAGTGATCGAGAAGACTAGGTATGACGGCTTCTACGGTACACCGCTTGACGACCTCCTAAGGGTATACGGAATAGAGCATTTAGTCATCGTGGGCACGGTGGCCAACATATGTGTCCTGCACACGGCGGGCAGCGCGGCACTAAGATGGTACAAGATATACGTCCCCATGGACGGTATTAGCGCTCTTAACGAGTTCGACTATTACGTGGCACTACGCCAGATATCATACCTATACCTAAGCACGATAGTCCGGAGTGCTGATGGAGTAAGGTTTGTAGGCAAAGGGCCCTGGGAGCGCGGATAA
- a CDS encoding DUF1028 domain-containing protein, translating into MTYSILAYDPLLGQAGVAVVSGSVSVGSRVPWGRHGVGVVATQAYTNPALAPMVLEFLSKASSAEEALRMALARDPSPAHRQVAVIDYRGDIAVHDGEWSPSWHGYIVHPQEPLVCIANLVKGPEVCRAAIKAFVTAKGGLADKLLAAIEAGHRAGGDRRGDRSAALLVVGQTEYAPYYDRVVDLRVDYSENPVEELKRIYALYTEGY; encoded by the coding sequence TTGACCTACAGTATTCTAGCCTACGACCCTCTGCTCGGCCAGGCTGGCGTGGCAGTTGTGTCGGGAAGTGTATCTGTAGGCTCAAGAGTGCCATGGGGCAGGCACGGTGTAGGAGTAGTTGCTACGCAGGCTTACACGAACCCCGCACTAGCCCCAATGGTGCTGGAATTCCTCTCAAAGGCGTCTAGCGCGGAAGAGGCCCTCCGCATGGCGCTCGCGCGGGATCCTAGCCCCGCGCACCGCCAGGTTGCCGTGATAGACTACCGGGGCGATATCGCTGTACACGATGGAGAGTGGTCCCCGAGCTGGCACGGCTACATAGTTCATCCACAAGAGCCTCTTGTCTGCATAGCAAACCTTGTTAAGGGCCCAGAGGTCTGCAGGGCGGCCATCAAGGCGTTCGTCACAGCTAAGGGCGGGCTTGCAGACAAGTTGCTCGCTGCAATAGAGGCTGGCCACCGGGCGGGTGGCGACCGTAGAGGGGACCGTTCTGCCGCGCTCCTGGTTGTAGGCCAGACCGAGTATGCGCCCTACTACGACCGCGTAGTAGACCTCCGGGTAGACTACTCCGAGAACCCCGTGGAGGAGCTGAAACGGATCTACGCCCTCTACACTGAGGGCTACTAG
- a CDS encoding metallophosphoesterase, producing the protein MRGTAKKMIAVLLIVYMLTLPYMAPLASAEQEETILEVQLPHLDVRAEYKPGLVVAPKISRPAFIEPGGSFQLVFSKPLQVEKIVIDNGYGAAYECEFGQTGDTVFTVKIPENAEPGLYDMIIYTGEGVYGEPHAVYVGTKDMFSKLNIIHVTDRHFGVINSNGRKASNYGLAVNLVALGLPNNTIIVDSGDLADTAKDGEYRESLFVDTLLDKPLVGVPGNHDHVGGSENFKAYRGPFNHTLDIFGLYRIVGIDSGGDGFITKSQAIWARIVLTTTEEPIKIVIFHHPHFTHMFGDIPYQFNVTTSEELFKLLTSKKPNSKYTYIYGSWLTDKEALKILVDGMFSARGNAVLVFSGHVHLDSYAVVTRPDGSQIHYIVTVTTAGSVRPGDYHGFRLVTVEPTGKVEIHGDGDYWTRHASFNADEIYTSYVETANAVTATLRIENTKIIDYMEKTVVALHVPDEWLGKTAKLYLKGLDSYKLRCTPLGCILYAYSSGKPQRGFEYQATLFTKPDNEPPTLELAKMTPTTPRQGRQVVLNFKVGDDSWGIKELYAKIEYDGKEITTKPMLAGDTARIVIPPLKASKVKVTVVAVDASGKETMFTRTIEYKTVQTTTTTPAATTTTQQTQQPTTTTTTTTATKTTTAVKAAKPEISLTLTLPKLAEETPTTPAKTAKAGDNTALIIAALVVAALAAFALIITRR; encoded by the coding sequence GTGCGTGGCACCGCCAAGAAGATGATAGCAGTCCTCCTCATAGTCTACATGCTCACGTTGCCGTACATGGCGCCGCTAGCCAGCGCTGAGCAGGAGGAAACAATACTAGAGGTGCAACTCCCACATCTAGACGTAAGGGCCGAATACAAGCCCGGCCTCGTAGTAGCGCCGAAAATCAGTAGGCCAGCTTTCATCGAGCCGGGAGGATCGTTCCAGCTAGTCTTCTCAAAGCCTCTACAGGTAGAGAAAATAGTCATAGACAACGGCTATGGAGCTGCGTACGAGTGTGAATTCGGCCAGACGGGTGACACAGTATTCACGGTTAAGATACCGGAGAACGCAGAGCCAGGCCTCTACGATATGATAATCTACACGGGAGAGGGTGTCTACGGCGAGCCCCACGCAGTATACGTGGGTACTAAGGACATGTTTAGTAAGCTCAACATAATACACGTAACCGATAGGCACTTTGGCGTCATAAACTCCAACGGTAGGAAGGCCTCCAACTACGGCCTAGCAGTCAACCTAGTGGCCCTAGGCCTGCCGAACAACACAATAATAGTCGATAGCGGCGACCTAGCCGACACAGCAAAGGACGGCGAATACAGGGAAAGCCTCTTCGTAGACACACTGCTAGACAAGCCGCTGGTGGGCGTCCCTGGCAACCACGACCATGTAGGCGGCTCAGAGAACTTCAAAGCCTACCGTGGACCGTTCAACCACACACTCGACATATTCGGCCTCTACCGCATAGTAGGCATAGACAGTGGCGGCGACGGCTTCATCACAAAGAGCCAGGCCATATGGGCTAGAATAGTGCTAACAACAACAGAGGAGCCCATAAAGATAGTAATATTCCACCACCCGCACTTCACCCACATGTTCGGTGACATACCATACCAGTTCAACGTGACCACCAGCGAGGAACTATTCAAGCTTCTAACCAGCAAGAAGCCTAACAGCAAGTACACGTACATATACGGTAGCTGGCTGACAGACAAGGAGGCACTAAAAATACTAGTAGACGGCATGTTCTCAGCCAGGGGCAACGCAGTCCTAGTATTCTCCGGCCACGTGCACCTAGACTCCTACGCGGTAGTGACAAGGCCCGACGGCAGCCAGATACACTACATAGTAACAGTCACCACGGCTGGGAGCGTAAGGCCAGGCGACTACCACGGATTTAGGCTCGTCACAGTAGAGCCTACAGGCAAGGTAGAGATACACGGCGACGGCGACTACTGGACCCGCCACGCCAGCTTCAACGCGGACGAGATATACACGAGCTACGTGGAGACAGCAAACGCGGTAACAGCCACACTAAGGATAGAGAACACCAAGATAATAGACTACATGGAAAAGACCGTGGTTGCACTACACGTGCCAGACGAATGGCTAGGTAAAACGGCAAAGCTGTACCTCAAGGGCCTCGACTCCTATAAGCTACGCTGCACACCACTAGGCTGCATACTCTACGCCTATAGCAGCGGAAAGCCGCAGAGAGGCTTCGAGTACCAGGCAACACTCTTCACCAAGCCGGACAACGAGCCGCCAACACTAGAGCTAGCTAAAATGACGCCAACTACGCCGCGCCAGGGCCGCCAAGTAGTACTAAACTTCAAGGTAGGCGACGACTCCTGGGGCATCAAGGAGCTATACGCCAAGATAGAATACGACGGCAAGGAGATAACCACTAAGCCCATGCTAGCCGGCGACACGGCTCGCATAGTGATACCTCCGCTAAAGGCCAGCAAGGTCAAAGTAACCGTTGTAGCAGTAGACGCATCCGGGAAAGAGACCATGTTCACGCGCACAATAGAGTACAAGACAGTACAGACGACGACAACTACACCAGCAGCAACAACGACGACCCAGCAGACACAGCAGCCCACAACCACGACAACAACTACAACAGCCACAAAAACGACCACAGCTGTGAAGGCAGCTAAGCCCGAGATAAGCCTAACACTAACGCTGCCAAAGCTAGCAGAGGAAACGCCAACAACACCCGCAAAGACGGCGAAGGCCGGCGACAATACGGCTCTCATAATCGCGGCTCTAGTAGTAGCAGCGCTCGCCGCGTTCGCGCTGATAATAACCCGCCGCTAG
- a CDS encoding ABC transporter ATP-binding protein, translated as MPFIDVRGVVKRFGKTTALKGVDLSIEKGELFSILGPSGCGKTTLLRIIAGFETPDEGRVYFESEDVTDMPPDKRGTVMVFQNWALWPHMTVYENIAFGLKLRKLPREEIDRRVKWVLELLGLEGFENRFPGQLSGGQQQRVALARALAVQPRVLLLDEPLSNLDAKLRLKLRGELKKLQRQLGITMIYVTHDQEEAMSLSDRMAIMRDGRIEQVGRPEELYTNPQTLFTAVFLGRTSLILGRVEDLQGSTAIVRVGEARLRAVNHGLGRGDEAAVVIKAEGARLTAPRDPESYETMRGRVSVSMYLGSFIEIRLVLPGANYEVLLDLPSDVTPPSVGSDVEVYVPLRNLHAYPVEEEIVREAMEHT; from the coding sequence TTGCCGTTCATAGACGTCAGGGGTGTTGTTAAACGCTTCGGCAAGACCACGGCATTGAAAGGCGTAGACCTTAGCATAGAGAAGGGCGAGCTGTTCTCTATACTTGGCCCAAGCGGCTGTGGAAAGACAACGCTTCTCCGTATTATAGCTGGCTTCGAGACGCCCGACGAGGGCCGGGTCTACTTCGAGAGTGAGGACGTAACCGATATGCCTCCGGACAAGCGCGGCACTGTGATGGTGTTCCAGAACTGGGCCCTGTGGCCCCACATGACTGTCTACGAGAATATAGCCTTTGGGCTGAAGCTGCGGAAGCTGCCCCGCGAGGAGATAGATAGGCGCGTGAAGTGGGTCCTAGAGCTGCTCGGCCTGGAGGGGTTCGAGAACCGGTTCCCCGGGCAGCTTAGCGGCGGCCAGCAGCAGCGTGTCGCACTCGCGCGTGCTCTAGCCGTCCAGCCTAGGGTGCTGCTTCTTGACGAGCCACTTAGTAATCTCGACGCAAAGCTTCGGCTAAAGCTGCGCGGCGAGCTCAAGAAGCTTCAGAGGCAGCTAGGCATAACTATGATATACGTTACGCACGACCAGGAAGAGGCCATGTCTCTCTCGGACAGAATGGCTATAATGCGGGATGGTCGTATAGAGCAGGTAGGGCGTCCCGAGGAGCTTTACACGAACCCTCAGACGCTCTTCACAGCTGTCTTCCTCGGCCGGACGTCGCTGATACTAGGTAGAGTCGAAGACCTACAGGGCAGTACGGCTATTGTGAGGGTTGGTGAAGCCAGGCTAAGAGCCGTGAACCACGGGCTAGGCCGCGGCGACGAAGCAGCCGTGGTTATAAAGGCTGAGGGTGCCCGGCTAACTGCTCCACGCGACCCGGAGAGCTACGAGACCATGAGGGGCCGTGTCTCGGTCTCGATGTATCTTGGCTCCTTCATCGAGATTAGGCTAGTGCTGCCGGGTGCTAATTACGAGGTTCTACTTGATCTACCAAGCGACGTTACACCGCCGAGCGTTGGAAGCGATGTGGAGGTGTACGTGCCTCTTAGGAACCTGCACGCGTACCCGGTAGAAGAGGAGATAGTAAGAGAGGCTATGGAGCATACGTGA